Part of the Amblyraja radiata isolate CabotCenter1 chromosome 27, sAmbRad1.1.pri, whole genome shotgun sequence genome is shown below.
AAGGAGATAGTAATGGGCCGTTTTCAAACCAATACATCCTGGGGATCATTCTACTTCTGCGGGAACAAATATTAATGCTACACTTGATGTTACTGCTTGGGAGATGGGAATTATTCTTGAGGTTTTCAAGTGTCCCTTTAACCATCGGGCATCCAGATTGTCAACCTGTCTGTATTGTGCAGTCGGAGCAGTCAGGTAAAGGATAACATCCCAAAGGACCTTGGTAATTGTTTGAGCAACCTGTACGAACAATTGCAACAAAGTTGTGTTGAGAGTCACTTGAAATTTAGAACAGAATAATGAAGCAGCAATGAATGCAGGAGCAGGATAATGCACAAAACATTTGGTCCATGTAAACCCACCCATAATTAATCAAATGAAAGGCATGTGATGATGCACTTGAGTCTGACTGTAGCTGCATCCTCCAGGGCATTGCATTGAAAACAGCCAGTATAAAATATATTTTCCCGATGGGGTCTAACACAATGGAGAAGAGCCAGATATAAGAAGACAGACAATAAGTTCAGAATGTGGAGAGCCCAAGACCAAAAGCTGCAAGAGAATTAATATCAATAATCCATTGGGATTAATATGAGAAGAATATTGGATGCATTGCACTGTAAATCACTGCCTGGGTTTATTGCTTTGGTTTAAATAATCTTGACAAACTGGTACTATTTTTGTCTCATTAAAGTGACTTCACAACTGAATTGTCTTTGTCACATCTGTTCCTATACCAGTATGGGGGTACAATTATTCATAATAGATTGGATATACTTATGGATCATCTCACCAATTATTGTTGTTTTGCTTGGAGAGACCACAACCAATGCCAATTCATTTCCAATATTGTTTTGGCGATTACCAAATTTAGGAGGAACCAGTTGAAGAATAACTTAGAAAGATAGGAAATGAAATGAAGCCGGTTAAAACAGAACAGGATAATGAGAATAAAACTAAGGATTATGCAAtacctcttaaatatatttacattGTGCCTAATCAGTAAAGTGTTTGGAATAAATGGATACCAAGtgcatgagtaactcagcagatcaggcagcatctctggagacatagataggtgacagtttgggtcgcgacccttgttcagacttcagactatctatccatgttctccaaatatgctactgtacctatccatattctcctgtgatggtgcttgacccgctgagttactccagcactttgtatccttttgtataaaccagcatctgcagattcttgtttCAACAGTATGGAATACATCCCTCAAGTAGTCAAATGAATAAAATGTTAGTTTTGAACATTGGAATAAGTATTATGTGATAACAATTACATTTGAGACAAAAGTGTGGACTGTTTTGGTGTGAAGTCTATATCTTGCTGTAAGAAGGTCAGGTCCACTTTAGACGATTGGTGCAGACAGTTGCATTCATGATATTATGTCTCTCAAATCATTAGATTTCTTTCTCCAGTGTAGAGATATTTTATGCAATCCAGCTTAGTGTGTTATTCTAGGTTGGTCTGGGTCTAGGTAGACTAGCTAGGTAAAACTGTTTAAGTTTATATtggcctcgacttcctgaccaacagatccCAATCAATGAGGATagaggacaaatcatcctctactatAAACATCAATACTGGTGCtccgcaaggatgtgttctcagcccccttctttactccttgtacacccacgactgagtAGACAAATCTAATTCAGatttcaaatttgcagacgacaccaccgttgtgagctgggtatcaaataatgatgagacggagtacaggaaggagattgagaaccttgtgtcctggtgtcgagacaacaacctttctctcaatgtcagcaagacaaaggagatagtgatcgacttcaggaagtgaagtgatacacataccccagtttgcattgatggtgccgaagtagagggatggctgaaaacttcaaattccttggcgtcaatatcaccaacaacttctcctggaccagccatattgaagcaacgcctaagaaagtacaccaatgtctctacttacttagaaggcttaggaagttcggcatgtccccaacaactctcacctacttccacagatgcaccatagaaaacattttattgggatgcatcacagcttggtttaggaacagctcaatccaagagcacaagaaattgcaatgaattttggatgtagcccagactatcacacaaaccaacctcccacccattaactccatttatacatgctgcctcggcaaggccagcagcataatcaaggatgagtcacacgctggccactccctcttctcccctctccccatcaggcaaaaggtatagaagtgtgaaaacacacaccaccaaattctgggacagtttcttcctggctgttatcaggcaactgaatcatcataTTACTACTTTACTAGCTTACCAGCACTACAACTCTCTTTGAAGTTTTAAGAGATTTCGTATGCCTCCAATATTCTAACAAACCTTTACAAATGTACTGTAGAAAGTAACCTCACTAATTGCCTCATGGCCTGGTATAGCAATTCCAATGTATAACGTCCATCACGGGCATATCCCTCCTCAttatcaaaagcatctacatgagaatTTGCCACGAGAAGGTGGcaggatccccaccatctgggTTTTGCCCTCTCCTCATTGCCACCTAACCATAATCCATTAGAATAAGAGATTGACATGTGGAGAAAGATTGAGAGGGTTGACCTAAACATATTGAAGGATGAAAGcacagcctgaagtcccacaccagtaTGCgctggaacagctactttccttcaAGAATCAGTTTTTTTAATTGACCTGCACAACTCTGACCCTACCTCCATAATGGAACAATGGTGGACCACCTGTCAATCCTGCGGGATTTGTTTATTTTTGCATGAATGTCTtgttttttgcagtcttctttcttttagaattttacttgtaatttatgtgtaatttgtTTTTTGTGTGCTTGTCTGAGTTTATGTACCTGTGATGATGTTGCAAGCaacatttttcattgtacctgtgcctCATCATACTCAgtctgacaataaacttgaagctTCAAATAAAGAGTCGTTCATTTCAGTTAGAGATGAATTTTCTTCTCTTGGGCGGTTGGTGAATCGTTGAACCTCACTATCTCAGATCTGTGGCGGAGGGAGAGCCAATTAATATGTTTAGGGTCAAAATTGAcaagatatttaaaatagaagTGAGTCAAGAAGTATGCGAAAGTGCAACTGAAACTAAGATTAGATCCGCCACGATTTTACTAAATGGCGGGGCAGGCTTCAGAGTACAACTAGCCTACTCCTAGTTCTAATGTATTAAATACATCTTCGACAAAGAAAAAAACCATGGAGTTTCAATTATTTTACGCTAATAGCCTACAAAGGTTCATTTACTCCGCAGTTTTATACAGATGCCAGGGAGGAATGCAAGATCTCATCACAAAAGGGGCAATGGCAACACATATTGTTGCCGCTAAGGTAAGTAGGTGTTGCTGTGGCTTGCACTAACGCCAGACTAACACCCAACACACCTCGCCATTGCAGAGGGCGCAGCTGAGGGATGGCTGGTGAATTTGGCGCATTTGCAGACTGTGTGGAGCAGCCCTCGGGTGGTTTGACAACCCAGGATCGCGCTGGTGGGGAACAGTAGGGCGAATGGGTCACTTCAGTCCATCCTCTTTCCCTCCCAGGAACACCGCGTTTAGCTGATGCTGCCAGGTGACAATTATGCCGATTGCCATGTTCGATGTCAAGTGAAGGGACCAGGGACCGGAAACCATCAACGGACGGACGCCGGCCACTTGCCATTCCACTGACGTGGACCGCGGCACTCTGGGGTATGTAGTTCCTCCGGGGCAGGTTGCCGTAGCGACTAATGAGCGCCAAAACTACAACCCCCACATACTGAGCGCCGCGCACGCTCATTGGCCTTCGGACCACGAAACCAAGCCAGGCAGCTCACATGTCCCGCCCACTAGCCAGCTTCCCATTGGCTGCGGTGCTGCCCGGGGCTTCTAATTGGTGCGTGTCTTTGTCAATTAACGAGTGCCGCCGCAATTTCCGGTGTAAAATTAGGCTGGCAAGACGTATGGCCATCGGTTTGATCTCTGCCTTCACTAAAgggaagaaaggtaaataaagaaACAAATACGTAATTCTGGCTTTTTAAACGAGTTGACCAGATAACAGTTGAGCTGTGACGGATGTCTGTGGAAGAGAATCATAGATTGTAACCCTAAACTCTGACCTCTTGGAGTATTCATTGGGAACTGCTCAGAGCTGTGTTGCAGCAGAACAGTTATAGCCACTAAAATGGGTTCATGTCTAATTATTGGATTCATGTAATTATTAGTACCTGGTATTTTATAGGGGGTTTCTTTGCTGAAGGCTTCATGTGATGGATCAATAAAATCCGTGACGTCATATAAAGaaccttaatttttttttaattagcccATCAGAACTGAACCTGAAACAATAGCCCACATCAGCTTCCCGAGTACTGCTAGTGAGTAGCATTCAACATTTAGACCTTCCTTTATTTAAAATGTATTCAGTTATTTGCTGTCTGATATTTTCTGAATCCGTTTTTTAATTTGAAATTGAGGATGACACAGTTAATGAGACCTAACAGCTTCATGGAAAACCATTGCAGTTTTTTAGATAGCAATCTGAAGGTgtttttatgtaaaatatgtattTATAAATGGAAATATTACTATTTAAATAATATTGCTATCTAATGTTATGAATGGCTTTCTTATTGTCAACAGAACTTTACTATTAATACATTActacaataattaaaaaaaaaaaacctgcttcCTCTATTAAATGGTACTTAATCGTGTATCTGAAGTCACAGGATTTAATTATGCATTTATTTTAGTCTTACCTATTCACACAGTTCAAACAATTAAATATGAATGTCAAGCATCTAGTTTATCTGGTGATAAATGTGCATTTGTTGGTCTCTTGTCCAACATTCGAATTGAATAGTTTTATTTTGTTCAGAGAATTACTGAAAATGTTGATGGGTTCATAAATGAAATCAGCAATGGCTTGATAGTGCCTGTTTCTTCATTGGCAACCTCTGTAtttattaaaggtagacacaaaatgccggagtaactcagtgggacaggcagcatctctggagagaaggaatgggcaatgttttgggtcgagatccttcttcagatgtctcccatcccttctctccagagatgcagcttgtcccgctgagttactccagcattttgtgtctaccttcgatttaaaccagcatctgcagttctttcccacacctcTGCATTTATTAATGCTGACCTGAAGGGGTAATTCATTTCCTTGTATACCTACCGGTCGGGTGTTTAGATTGCATTTGGTTTAGCTTCTATTAAGCATGATCGCAGAGCACAATACTCTTCGCAAGTATGCAGTGAATTGCTAAACTACGATGGGAAGTTTCTAAACCAAATAAAATAATTGTTTAAGGCTCtttttacgatggtgcaaattcTATTGAGCCATAACAAGCATTTTTCagaaaataataaaccaacagAGTAGGCTGCACTCTTGACACAATGGACTAAATGAATGGACCTTTTTCCCCCACGTAATTATTGTGAGAACTTTTCCATAATAGGTATTTTATTCTTGAAAAACTGTATTCAGCTTGGGCCTTCAATTGCTTGATGTTGATACCAAGGGTCaaatggaaaacatttttttttgctgtttctGTTTGGTAAGCTcgtgtcttttgtttattttgCAGGCAAAGAAATACCTTTTGAAAAAGTCTTGCTCATGAAAGATGGAGATCACATCATATTACACAAAACTACTGGGAGAACTAAATGAGCAGCGTAAGCAGGACTTCTTCTGTGACTGCAGTATTATTGTGGAGGGAAGAATCTTCAAAGCTCACCGGAATGTTCTATTTGCGAACAGTGGCTACTTCAGAGCCTTGTTAATTCACTATATTCATGACAGTGGACGTCCTAGTACTGCTTCCTTGGACATTGTTACGTCTGAGGCCTTTTCAATTATTCTGGACTTCCTTTATTCTGGGAAGTTGAACCTTtgcagtaagaatgttattgaagTTATGTCAGCTGCTAGTTACCTGCAGATGACTGATGTGGTCAGCTTTTGTAAGTTATATATTCGATCTTCTCTTGATATCTGTGTGAAAGATGAAAAGGATGATGACTGCAGTCATGTGGAGAACGGAAATAATATAAATGCCTTTGGAGAGACGGTGTCTTTTTGTAGGAGTCAATGTCCGAACCCTGTTACATCAATTCACCAACAGAAAGATTCGAGCCCTGAGAATAATAAAGGACTTAACTGGAATGAATGCAGTACTTATCCCATAGATCTAGCACAAAAGGATCAAGATAATCTTTCTCCAGATAAAGTGCACCCTCCATCATTACCTAAGCTTCCAGAACCAAAAGTTGAATTTGACGACGATGAAGAAGAATCAGTTGACAGGTTCCGACAGTTTACACCATCTGCCACAGAGCAGGCTGAGGACAGGCTGCAGGCTGCCCCAGCAATGGAAATAGCTTATGAAAATTATCAGATGAAGCAATTTCTGGAAGTTCTACTGAGGACAGGGAATGTCCAGCGGAAAGAGGACATCATGCAGCACTTTTCCCGAGGGGGACGGCCGGAAGATGGAGGGGGCAACTTCTCTAATATGATGGATGTACAGAGCGATTGGTATGGGGAAGATGCAGGTGAGATTAATAAGGATTATTAATAATTACCTGCACTGCAACAGCATTATAATACAGGAGGAGTGTTTATCAACGAACGTTAAATCCTCTGATGATACAGGGAATGACTAATCTAAACATAAATACGAATATGGAGAACATTTTATCTCTATAAGAAGACTGGGAGTAACTAAGTACATAAATAATActaaataggtctgaagaagggttccaacctgaaacatcacctcttccttttgtcgagagatgctgccagactcgctgagttactcaagcattttgtgtctatcttcggtataaaccagcatctgcagttccttcttacattctTAAATAACATATACGCCTTTGAGAAGCTATAATTATACTGAAAAAATGTGGGTTAATTTGGAAACATCAGCCATGTTTGTTTTGAATTTTCATAATGTGGCACGAGgggcatttttttgtttttttaaatccacaCACTTAAATTAGGTTTGATTTAACATTGGGTACATTCCTCATGATCATAAAATGACCATGCAGAGTCCAGTGCATTAGGGCAATTAATATTTCCCGACATAAAGTTGTGTGGATACCAATCCATAGGCTGGATGTATTTCTTCCTATCAACAAATGACTGCGTGGGGGAGGGCAGTGTTTGTTTCTGTTTTCCCAGATAAGAACAGAAgcaggaatagacacaaaatgctggagtaacttagcaggacagacagcattacAGGGATAGATTGTGCTTCCGCTCAAGCTTAGACTGCTCTTTATTAAATTGACCGAGTCTGTGCCTCGTTCACTAGGCTATCCTAACACTGTATCCTCTGATTCCCTTAAAGTCTGGAAATATATTGAACAAGGTATTGAATATGCCTACGACTTAACGTGCATCTGCAGCTCTCAGGAGTTGTGAATTCCAAAAAtttttaatgggcctgtccactTCGGCtaattttaggcgactgtcatagtcgtagcacgtCAACGAAGTcggcacctggcgacaacctacgttaacctggtgacaacctacgttaacctggcgataactatgacagcacctatgtcaggagaagtcaagctacaatcattggcgtcaaacccactgtcaccgACTCTCCaaaagtttttcaacatgttgaaaagccagcagcgaccagaatgacgctatgactctttgggcgactgaggagaccactcacgaccataccagtgacaccctggcgaccgtgtggcgacagcctagtcgcctgcagtcgcctaaaaaataacccaagtggggacaggcccttaactctctaaaCTCTGCATATTATTCCAGATGGGATGTGATGAGAATTCTGTTCGGCTGTAAACtaacttccagctttcttttcaaACCTTTTGAGATAAAAAACAACATTCCTCTAAGCTTTTTCTTTTTTCAAAAAAAGTTGTACAACATCTTAAGTGTTTACTGAACTTGGATACAAaattctgatcatccacaattttgAGCTTCTTGCTACTTAGAAAATACTCCAAGCTTTCCTTGCTAGATCTACCCCCACATGCTACAATGTTGCCTGGTCAATTACCCTATAATGTTCTTTGCAACTTTGTACTTCCCTCTATGTTATTTATGCTCCTGCTAAACTCTATCATCAGTTAGCTTACATTTGCAATTTTGTGTTCATTTAGCCATGTAATTTGCAAATGAAAAATGTAATGCCCTTTCCAGATTCTTGGGAGGACATTGCCAGTCACATTTAGCCAATTTAAGCATACATTGGTTCTCCCTACTTTTTTCTGCACAGTTGAAAGTAATTCAGTCCATCATAGATAGTctccagggtagacacaaaatgctggagtaactcagcgggacaggcaacatctctggagagaaggaatgggtgacattttgggtcgagacccttcggactgatgtcaggggagagggagatacatagataaggaagtgtaaggtgagaAAATTGGACAAAGGGAatgtagatcaaggaaaatgtagaatagatcattgttagctgagagaagggtgaacctcttcaaagtagacattccttgaagagatttcgcagtggaccagacaaaatgtgtgggaaagaacggcagatgctaatTTTAAATCGAATGTAGGCataaggatgtgtaaggtgtgagaatagGACAAAGaggtgtgtgtgtcccccccccccccccgtccccccccccccccccccgtgtccccccaccccccccccccatgtcccccccccccccccgggtcctattttcacaccttgacttccttatctatgtatctcgctCTTCCCtgacatctcgacccgaaacatcacacattctttctctccagagatgctgcctgtcccgctgagttactccagcagtttgtgtctaccttcgatttaaaccagcatcacaggtacatagggtggtcaagaaggtctTTGATACATTAACCTGCaatagtcagggaattgagtatagaagttgggtgttATGTTATATTTGTACGAGATGTTGAAGAGACCGCACTGGAGCATTGTGtttggttttggtcaccctgctgtaggaaggatgttgttaagctggaaagtgggCAGAGgaaatttacgaagatgttgcctggacttcaGGAACTGAACTGTAGAGAGGTTGTACAgactaggactatattccttggaactCAGGAagctgatgggtgatcttatagaggtgtgtaataaGTCTTTTACGCAGTCGGGgattctagaaccagaggacataggttaaagaatggaaagatttaataagtacCTGGggggcaaatttttcacacagagaagtgTCGGTACATAGAATGAAAGGCAAGAAGGTGTAGTTAAAGCAGGTATAATATCACATTTAAAgatttttggacaggtacatgggtaggatttAGAGGGCTTTTGGCCaacggaggcaggtgggactgcagTAGAAGGGGCCTGTTGATTGCCATGGGCAACATATTGGGCcaatatttccgtgctgt
Proteins encoded:
- the zbtb8b gene encoding zinc finger and BTB domain-containing protein 8B, whose translation is MEITSYYTKLLGELNEQRKQDFFCDCSIIVEGRIFKAHRNVLFANSGYFRALLIHYIHDSGRPSTASLDIVTSEAFSIILDFLYSGKLNLCSKNVIEVMSAASYLQMTDVVSFCKLYIRSSLDICVKDEKDDDCSHVENGNNINAFGETVSFCRSQCPNPVTSIHQQKDSSPENNKGLNWNECSTYPIDLAQKDQDNLSPDKVHPPSLPKLPEPKVEFDDDEEESVDRFRQFTPSATEQAEDRLQAAPAMEIAYENYQMKQFLEVLLRTGNVQRKEDIMQHFSRGGRPEDGGGNFSNMMDVQSDWYGEDAGNGIIVPKKIYKCPFCTYTAKQKGILKRHMRSHTGERPYPCETCGKRFTRLEHLRSHALSVHRSNRPIVCKGCRRTFTSNLQHGARRFGLCDSCTCVMTTNEETSPVNLSQTEQVLDTQEKEDKDANWPVYIESSEENESAGDNVDDKQQIQRGLTDGEGFI